A part of Winslowiella toletana genomic DNA contains:
- the moaE gene encoding molybdopterin synthase catalytic subunit MoaE, whose amino-acid sequence METRIRVGHQPFSMAEEYQWLAACDEDGAVVTFTGKVRNHNLGDDVSALTLEHYPGMTEKALEEIVAEARQRWPLQRVTLIHRIGELFPGDEIVMVGVTGAHRSAAFAAAEFMMDYLKTRAPFWKREATPQGDRWVDARDSDKQAARRWE is encoded by the coding sequence ATGGAAACCCGTATTCGTGTCGGTCATCAGCCATTTAGTATGGCCGAGGAGTACCAGTGGCTGGCCGCCTGCGATGAAGATGGCGCCGTGGTGACCTTTACCGGCAAAGTGCGCAATCACAATCTCGGTGATGATGTTTCGGCGCTGACGCTGGAGCACTATCCGGGGATGACCGAAAAAGCGCTGGAAGAGATCGTCGCCGAAGCCCGTCAGCGCTGGCCGCTGCAACGTGTGACTCTGATTCATCGTATTGGCGAACTGTTTCCCGGCGATGAAATCGTGATGGTGGGGGTGACCGGCGCGCATCGCAGCGCCGCCTTCGCCGCCGCTGAATTTATGATGGATTATCTGAAAACCCGCGCGCCGTTCTGGAAGCGCGAAGCCACACCGCAGGGCGACCGCTGGGTCGATGCGCGTGACAGCGATAAGCAGGCCGCCCGCCGCTGGGAGTAA
- a CDS encoding DUF1615 domain-containing protein, which produces MLSPFSPRGVVLLALLVLAGCSSKKTIEAPARSPADVKADIVRLIPAKVSNKAGWATDIATALRTQEIAPSASNICAVIAVIDQESTFNADSAVPGLPKIAWGEIERRAAKVHVPAFVVRTALLIKSPNGKSYSERLDNVRSEKELSAIFDDFIDMVPMGQKLFGNLNPIHTGGPMQVSIAFAEANAKGYPYPIEDSIRHEVFSRRGGIWFGTRHLLGYPASYSRPLYRFADFNAGWYASRNAAFQAAVTRTTGMKLALDGDLIIYGSDQPSSTELAVRTLSKRLDLSERAIRRALEKGDSAEFADTDLYRDLFTLADKMAGKPVAREMLPGIKLESPKITRNLTTAWFAQRVDSRYQACMAR; this is translated from the coding sequence ATGTTATCTCCATTTTCCCCGCGCGGCGTCGTGCTGCTTGCACTGCTGGTGCTGGCGGGATGTAGCAGTAAAAAAACCATTGAGGCACCGGCCAGAAGCCCGGCCGATGTCAAAGCCGATATAGTCAGACTGATACCGGCGAAGGTCAGCAATAAAGCGGGGTGGGCAACGGATATCGCTACCGCGTTGCGTACCCAGGAGATTGCGCCGAGCGCCAGCAATATCTGCGCGGTGATTGCCGTTATCGACCAGGAATCGACCTTCAATGCCGATTCGGCGGTTCCCGGCCTGCCAAAAATCGCCTGGGGCGAGATTGAACGCCGTGCCGCTAAAGTGCATGTGCCGGCATTTGTGGTGCGCACCGCGCTGCTGATTAAATCGCCCAACGGCAAAAGCTACAGTGAACGCCTCGACAACGTGCGCAGCGAAAAAGAGCTGAGCGCTATTTTCGATGACTTTATAGATATGGTGCCAATGGGGCAGAAGCTGTTTGGTAATCTTAATCCGATTCACACCGGCGGCCCGATGCAGGTGAGTATCGCCTTCGCCGAAGCCAATGCCAAAGGCTACCCTTACCCGATTGAGGACAGCATCCGCCATGAGGTGTTTAGCCGTCGTGGCGGCATCTGGTTTGGCACCAGACATCTGCTGGGCTATCCGGCCAGTTACAGTCGGCCGCTATACCGTTTTGCTGACTTTAACGCTGGCTGGTACGCCAGCCGTAACGCCGCGTTTCAGGCAGCGGTGACGCGCACTACCGGGATGAAACTGGCGCTGGATGGCGACCTGATCATCTATGGTTCCGATCAGCCCAGCTCGACAGAACTGGCGGTGCGCACCCTGAGCAAGCGGCTGGATCTCAGCGAGCGGGCGATTCGTCGGGCGCTGGAGAAGGGCGATAGCGCAGAATTTGCCGATACCGACCTGTACCGCGATCTGTTTACGCTTGCCGATAAGATGGCGGGCAAACCCGTGGCGCGCGAAATGTTGCCCGGCATTAAACTGGAAAGCCCGAAAATTACCCGCAACCTGACCACCGCCTGGTTTGCCCAGCGGGTGGACAGTCGCTATCAGGCCTGTATGGCGCGCTAA
- the moaC gene encoding cyclic pyranopterin monophosphate synthase MoaC, with protein sequence MSQLTHINASGEAHMVDVSAKTETVREARAEAFVVMHPDTLQMIIDGSHHKGDVFATARIAGIQAAKRTWELIPLCHPLMLSKVEVTLSAEPQHHRVRIESCCRLTGKTGVEMEALTAASVAALTIYDMCKAVQKDITIDNLRLLSKSGGKSGDFQAVSHD encoded by the coding sequence ATGTCGCAATTGACCCATATCAACGCCTCAGGTGAGGCCCATATGGTGGACGTTTCCGCCAAGACCGAAACGGTGCGCGAGGCGCGTGCTGAAGCTTTTGTGGTGATGCACCCTGACACCCTGCAAATGATTATCGATGGCAGCCACCACAAAGGTGATGTGTTCGCCACCGCACGGATTGCCGGCATTCAGGCGGCGAAACGCACCTGGGAACTGATCCCGCTCTGCCATCCGCTGATGCTGAGCAAAGTGGAAGTGACCCTCAGCGCCGAGCCACAACATCATCGGGTACGCATTGAATCCTGCTGCCGTTTAACCGGCAAAACGGGTGTGGAGATGGAAGCACTGACCGCCGCATCAGTGGCGGCGCTGACCATTTACGATATGTGTAAAGCGGTGCAAAAGGATATCACCATCGATAATCTGCGCCTGTTAAGCAAAAGCGGCGGTAAGTCCGGCGATTTTCAGGCGGTAAGCCATGATTAA
- the moaA gene encoding GTP 3',8-cyclase MoaA — protein MVSQFTDNFERKFYYLRLSITDVCNFRCTYCLPDGYKPQGVTNKSFLSLDEIRRITRAFAASGTEKVRLTGGEPSLRRDFCEIIAAVRENPGIRQLAVTTNGYRLERDVAAWRDAGLTALNVSVDSLDARQFHAITGQDKFHQVMRGIDAAFTAGFSKVKVNAVLMRDVNHHSLETFLDWIRDRPIQLRFIELMETGDSSALFRQHHISGEVIRDRLLARGWQRQARERSDGPAQVFRHADYQGEIGLIMPYEKDFCASCNRLRVSAVGNLHLCLFGEGGVPLRDLLARDDQQQELQARIAASLNSKKQTHFLHQGNTGITQNLSFIGG, from the coding sequence CTGGTGTCACAATTTACTGATAATTTTGAGCGCAAGTTTTATTACTTGCGCTTGTCGATCACAGACGTATGCAACTTTCGTTGTACCTATTGCCTGCCCGACGGTTATAAACCGCAAGGCGTCACCAATAAAAGCTTTTTGTCACTGGATGAGATCCGGCGGATTACCCGTGCCTTCGCCGCGTCGGGTACCGAGAAGGTGCGCCTGACCGGCGGCGAACCCTCGCTGCGCCGTGATTTCTGCGAGATTATCGCCGCCGTGCGCGAAAACCCGGGGATTCGCCAGCTGGCGGTCACCACCAATGGCTATCGGCTTGAGCGCGATGTCGCCGCCTGGCGCGACGCCGGACTGACCGCGCTGAATGTCAGCGTCGACAGCCTCGATGCCCGCCAGTTTCACGCCATCACCGGCCAGGATAAATTCCATCAGGTGATGCGCGGTATTGATGCGGCGTTTACGGCCGGTTTCAGTAAAGTCAAAGTCAATGCGGTGCTGATGCGTGATGTGAATCATCACAGTCTGGAGACCTTTCTTGACTGGATCCGTGACCGTCCGATTCAGCTGCGCTTTATCGAACTGATGGAAACCGGCGACAGCAGCGCGCTGTTTCGCCAGCACCATATCTCCGGGGAAGTGATCCGCGATCGGCTGCTGGCGCGCGGCTGGCAACGGCAGGCGCGGGAGCGCAGTGATGGTCCGGCGCAGGTGTTCCGCCATGCGGATTATCAGGGCGAAATCGGCCTGATTATGCCGTATGAAAAAGATTTCTGCGCCAGCTGTAACCGCCTGCGCGTCTCCGCCGTCGGCAACCTGCATCTGTGCCTGTTTGGCGAGGGTGGCGTGCCGCTGCGCGACCTGCTGGCCCGCGACGATCAGCAGCAGGAGCTACAGGCACGGATTGCCGCCAGCCTGAACAGCAAAAAACAGACCCATTTCCTGCATCAGGGCAATACCGGCATTACTCAGAATCTGTCATTTATTGGTGGCTAA
- the moaB gene encoding molybdenum cofactor biosynthesis protein B, producing MDKPESEFKAAAIAVLTVSDKRDATNDSSGDYLREAASEAGHEVIDHAIVKDNKYRIRAIVSSWIASDDVQVILINGGTGFSASNSTPEALQPLFDRQIDGFGELFRMVSYEDIGSATLQSRALAGMANQTLIFAIPGSGNACRSAWERIIADQLDARTRPCNFISHLKKP from the coding sequence ATGGACAAACCCGAATCAGAATTTAAAGCCGCGGCGATTGCGGTACTGACCGTTTCCGACAAACGTGACGCCACGAACGACAGTTCCGGCGACTATCTGCGTGAAGCGGCCAGTGAAGCGGGTCATGAAGTAATTGATCACGCCATCGTGAAAGATAATAAGTACCGTATTCGCGCCATCGTCTCCAGCTGGATCGCCAGTGACGACGTGCAGGTGATCCTGATCAATGGCGGCACCGGTTTCAGCGCCAGCAACAGCACGCCGGAAGCGCTGCAACCGCTGTTTGATCGTCAGATTGACGGTTTTGGCGAACTGTTCCGCATGGTCTCGTATGAAGACATTGGCAGCGCCACCCTGCAATCGCGTGCGCTGGCGGGGATGGCGAATCAGACGCTGATCTTTGCAATCCCCGGTTCCGGCAACGCCTGTCGCAGCGCCTGGGAACGCATTATTGCTGACCAGCTGGATGCCCGCACCCGTCCCTGTAATTTTATTTCGCATTTAAAGAAGCCATAA
- the moaD gene encoding molybdopterin synthase sulfur carrier subunit, translating to MIKVLFFAQVRELVGVNQLEMAAEFSDVEALRVALAAQSNRWSLALESGKLLAAVNQTLVALQHPLKDGDEVAFFPPVTGG from the coding sequence ATGATTAAGGTGCTGTTTTTTGCTCAGGTGCGTGAGCTGGTGGGCGTTAACCAGCTGGAGATGGCGGCAGAGTTTAGCGATGTTGAAGCGCTGCGCGTAGCGCTGGCCGCACAGAGCAACCGCTGGTCGCTGGCGCTGGAGTCTGGCAAGCTGCTGGCGGCGGTCAATCAGACGCTGGTGGCGTTGCAGCATCCGCTGAAAGATGGTGATGAAGTGGCGTTCTTCCCACCGGTTACCGGAGGCTGA
- a CDS encoding CPBP family intramembrane glutamic endopeptidase, with the protein MWILLAFSLLAASFNRYTGALLLLLTTVWATYSGVLTLAGVGVMMVVAVIALLLHRYRHISALAISAELLLLFIAINLLSHFTPGFNNVRVLDQVRAGEMSAPFSMYYNFDKALLPFVFLAIIPTLFRTRPLRQPAAIYWLPLILSLPLLLLMATAFGGLKIEPHAPQWIGQFFLANLFFVSLAEEALFRGYLQRRLSQFIGPLAGLLISALLFGICHLAGGVLLVLFATLAGIIYGLAWMWTGRLWVATLFHFALNLLHLLFFTYPAWQS; encoded by the coding sequence ATGTGGATCTTACTTGCCTTCTCGCTGCTGGCTGCCAGCTTTAACCGTTATACCGGCGCATTACTGCTGCTGCTGACCACCGTCTGGGCCACATACAGCGGCGTGCTGACGCTTGCCGGTGTAGGGGTGATGATGGTGGTGGCGGTGATTGCACTACTGTTGCATCGCTATCGTCATATCAGCGCGCTGGCGATTAGCGCGGAGTTACTGCTGCTGTTTATTGCGATCAATTTGCTCAGCCATTTTACCCCCGGTTTTAATAACGTCAGGGTGCTGGATCAGGTACGCGCCGGTGAGATGAGTGCGCCGTTTTCGATGTACTATAACTTCGATAAGGCGCTGCTACCTTTTGTTTTTCTGGCGATTATACCGACGCTGTTTCGCACCCGACCCCTGCGTCAACCGGCGGCGATTTACTGGTTGCCGCTAATCCTGAGTCTGCCGCTGCTGTTGTTAATGGCGACCGCATTTGGCGGTTTAAAAATTGAACCCCATGCGCCGCAATGGATTGGCCAGTTTTTCCTCGCCAACCTGTTTTTTGTCAGCCTGGCGGAAGAAGCATTGTTCCGCGGCTATCTGCAGCGGCGTCTCAGTCAGTTTATCGGGCCGCTGGCGGGCCTGCTGATCAGTGCGTTGCTGTTTGGCATCTGTCATCTGGCGGGCGGTGTGCTGCTGGTGCTGTTTGCCACGCTGGCCGGGATAATTTACGGGCTGGCATGGATGTGGACTGGCCGCCTGTGGGTGGCGACCCTGTTTCATTTTGCCCTTAATCTGCTGCATCTGCTGTTTTTCACCTATCCGGCCTGGCAGTCCTGA
- a CDS encoding methyl-accepting chemotaxis protein, giving the protein MSSLSLRKNKMSTRTLMLITGVLTIGLGFTVTIGLLSWQSSQQQRNLAKDYLAQIARSNTLVVQQKLDAALYAARALGQSAYSLKQANLAQRSGADVLLKNSLAAHDDFLSMSLAFEANAFDGKDSEFATQADQDPAGRYVRYVDRDTAGQPAVHNLTDYDVAGSGNYYLLPRQRQKEVILEPYIYPYNGVDVMLTSIAAPIMVDGKFIGSATADFSLETLQKTIDAIKPWQGSGYALLLSHDGKVVSSPDKSTVGKTYNANGSHTDAGISETFDAVLQQDAFVVWQPITIGNSATPWRLAIVAPVSNVMAEANRQLHYALVMMLLSIVIVCAVLGAIFSRKVVKPIGGEPSQAAEIALAIADGNLTGEVPVSRNDRQSIFFAMYTMQQQLRHIVSDILAASSSVRDGASEIASGNLDLASRTEQQAAALEQTAASMEQLTATVKHNADNAHQATALTGQATDIARRGELLVSQVVAIMEQIDESSRKIGDITSLINGIAFQTNILALNAAVEAARAGEQGRGFAVVAAEVRSLAQRSAGAVKEISALIEESTQRVTSGVTLVRDAGKTMQEMTHAVGSVQSIIGEIVHASDEQSQGISQVTIAVNEMDGVTQQNSALVQQMSAAAASLEDQAKHLAQTVEKFQLDQA; this is encoded by the coding sequence ATGTCCAGCCTCTCGCTGCGAAAAAATAAAATGAGCACTCGCACCCTGATGCTGATTACAGGTGTGCTGACTATTGGCCTGGGTTTCACTGTGACGATTGGTCTGCTGAGCTGGCAGTCCAGTCAGCAGCAGCGCAATCTGGCAAAAGATTATCTGGCGCAGATTGCTCGCTCTAACACCCTTGTCGTGCAGCAAAAACTCGATGCTGCGCTGTATGCCGCGCGCGCCCTCGGGCAGAGCGCTTACAGCCTGAAGCAGGCAAATCTTGCCCAGCGTTCGGGCGCCGATGTTCTGCTGAAAAACAGCCTCGCGGCCCACGACGATTTTCTCTCGATGTCGCTGGCATTTGAAGCCAACGCCTTTGATGGCAAAGACAGCGAGTTCGCCACGCAGGCGGACCAGGATCCGGCTGGACGCTATGTGCGTTATGTCGATCGCGATACCGCCGGGCAGCCCGCGGTGCATAACCTCACCGATTACGACGTCGCCGGTAGCGGCAATTACTATCTGCTGCCCCGTCAGCGACAGAAAGAGGTCATCCTCGAACCCTATATCTATCCCTATAACGGTGTGGATGTGATGCTGACGTCGATTGCCGCCCCAATCATGGTGGACGGCAAGTTTATCGGCTCGGCCACCGCTGATTTCTCACTGGAAACCCTGCAAAAAACCATTGATGCGATTAAACCGTGGCAGGGCAGCGGCTACGCATTACTGCTGTCGCACGATGGCAAAGTGGTCTCCAGCCCGGATAAAAGTACCGTCGGTAAAACGTACAATGCCAACGGCAGTCATACCGACGCCGGCATCAGCGAGACCTTTGATGCAGTTTTGCAACAGGATGCCTTTGTGGTGTGGCAACCGATCACCATCGGTAACAGCGCCACCCCCTGGCGGCTGGCGATTGTCGCCCCGGTCAGCAACGTGATGGCTGAAGCCAACCGTCAGCTGCACTACGCGCTGGTCATGATGCTGCTCAGTATTGTTATTGTCTGTGCGGTACTCGGCGCTATCTTCAGCCGTAAAGTAGTGAAGCCAATTGGCGGTGAACCGTCGCAGGCGGCGGAAATCGCGCTGGCGATCGCCGACGGTAACCTCACCGGCGAAGTCCCCGTCAGCCGCAACGATCGCCAGAGCATCTTCTTTGCCATGTACACCATGCAGCAACAATTACGCCATATTGTCAGCGATATTTTGGCCGCCAGCAGTTCGGTCCGCGACGGCGCCAGTGAAATTGCCAGTGGCAACCTCGATCTGGCTTCCCGCACCGAGCAGCAGGCCGCTGCGCTGGAACAGACCGCCGCCAGTATGGAGCAGCTTACCGCAACGGTGAAACATAACGCCGATAACGCGCATCAGGCCACCGCCCTGACCGGACAGGCAACCGATATTGCCCGCCGCGGCGAGCTGCTGGTAAGCCAGGTGGTGGCGATTATGGAGCAAATCGACGAAAGTTCGCGCAAAATTGGCGATATTACCAGCCTGATTAACGGCATTGCCTTCCAGACCAATATTCTGGCGCTGAACGCCGCAGTGGAAGCGGCGCGCGCCGGTGAACAGGGGCGTGGTTTTGCGGTGGTGGCGGCGGAGGTTCGCAGTCTGGCGCAACGCAGTGCTGGCGCGGTAAAAGAGATCTCCGCACTTATTGAAGAATCGACTCAGCGCGTCACCAGCGGCGTCACACTGGTGCGTGACGCCGGAAAAACCATGCAGGAGATGACCCATGCTGTGGGATCGGTACAAAGTATTATCGGCGAAATCGTTCACGCCTCCGACGAACAGTCACAGGGCATCAGCCAGGTGACGATCGCCGTCAACGAGATGGATGGCGTCACCCAGCAGAACTCTGCGCTGGTGCAGCAGATGTCCGCCGCCGCCGCATCGCTGGAAGATCAGGCTAAACATCTGGCGCAAACGGTCGAGAAATTCCAGCTGGATCAGGCTTAA
- a CDS encoding gluconeogenesis factor YvcK family protein, which yields MRNRTLADLDRVVAIGGGHGLGRVMSALSPLGSRLTGIVTTTDNGGSTGRIRRSEGGIAWGDMRNCLNQLITEPSVASAMFEYRFSGNGELSGHNLGNLMLKALDHLSVRPIEAINLIRNLLKVDAFLIPMSEQPVDLVALDSEGHLIYGETDIDQMKLPPQELMLSPSVSATREAVEAIGEADLILIGPGSFYTSLMPVLLIDEMAQALRRTPATMVFIGNLGRELSPAAASLTLADKLALMEKYIGKKVIDAVVVSPHSDITGVEDRLVIREPLEAADIKYRHDRRLLHAALEHAIQAIG from the coding sequence ATGCGTAATCGCACCTTAGCGGATTTAGACCGCGTCGTCGCCATTGGTGGGGGACATGGATTAGGTCGCGTAATGTCGGCGCTTTCGCCGCTGGGTTCACGGCTGACAGGCATCGTGACTACCACGGATAATGGCGGTTCTACCGGGCGCATTCGCCGTTCCGAAGGGGGGATTGCCTGGGGCGATATGCGCAACTGCCTGAATCAGCTGATTACCGAACCCAGCGTGGCGTCAGCAATGTTTGAGTACCGTTTTAGCGGTAATGGTGAGCTCTCCGGCCATAACCTCGGCAACCTGATGCTGAAAGCGCTCGATCATCTTAGCGTACGGCCAATCGAGGCGATAAACCTGATCCGCAACCTGCTAAAGGTCGATGCTTTTCTGATCCCGATGTCAGAACAACCGGTGGATCTGGTAGCGCTGGACAGTGAGGGCCATCTTATTTATGGCGAAACCGATATCGACCAGATGAAACTGCCACCGCAGGAGCTGATGCTGTCTCCGTCGGTCAGCGCCACGCGCGAAGCGGTTGAGGCGATTGGTGAAGCTGATTTAATTTTAATTGGCCCTGGCAGTTTCTATACCAGTCTGATGCCGGTGTTGCTGATTGATGAAATGGCGCAGGCGCTGCGGCGCACTCCGGCCACTATGGTGTTTATTGGCAACCTGGGACGCGAACTCAGCCCGGCGGCGGCCAGCCTGACGCTGGCTGATAAGCTGGCGCTGATGGAAAAATATATCGGTAAGAAGGTCATTGATGCTGTAGTGGTAAGTCCGCATAGCGATATTACGGGCGTGGAAGATCGGCTGGTGATCCGTGAACCGCTGGAGGCCGCCGATATTAAATATCGTCACGACCGCCGGTTACTGCATGCGGCGCTGGAACACGCCATTCAGGCGATTGGCTGA